A genomic segment from Necator americanus strain Aroian chromosome III, whole genome shotgun sequence encodes:
- a CDS encoding hypothetical protein (NECATOR_CHRIII.G10455.T2) gives MVSAMDEQLADCREVFCYFDSRGDEKISVQQSVSKNREKHTVEEFVEGLSHFDKEGNGLINVAELRHLLTTLGERLSDEEVDQLLAGHNDSHGNVNIADFVRNVMNS, from the exons ATGGTTAGTGCAATGGATGAGCAACTTGCTGATTGTCGAGAAGTATTTTGCTATTTCGACAGCAGAGGAGATGAGAAAATAAGTGTTCAGCAG TCAGTCAGCAAGAATCG tgaaaaacACACAGTTGAGGAATTTGTTGAAGGGCTTTCTCATTTCGataaagaaggaaatggaCTGATCAATGTTGCAGAGCTGCGTCATCTGCTAACTACTCTAG GGGAGCGCTTGTCTGATGAAGAAGTTGATCAGCTTCTAGCTGGACACAACGATTCACATGGCAATGTTAACATTGCAGATTTTGTACGCAATGTCATGAATTCCTGA
- a CDS encoding hypothetical protein (NECATOR_CHRIII.G10455.T3), producing the protein MVSAMDEQLADCREVFCYFDSRGDEKISVQQSVSKNREKHTVEEFVEGLSHFDKEGNGLINVAELRHLLTTLGERLSDEEVDQLLAGHNDSHGNVNIADFVELFTVAWLSYLNEKISFNVKRVKTISKQIEAHGHIVNLMSGPGAPAVGGDNSGYTDDNEGGDGASMDASRDIAHIKAILEEAGITDYDPRVVHLLLDLLYTTTSGLLTEAKAISQHCGKMVIDETDVQIAVEFSGLLCDGKPNRAELLKMATERNAQPLPQIRHNFGLKLPNDRFCLLQPNVEWRGSDRTAADLLANNAPVTVGQPPGHGGYVDDSLQQLRPEHVTNLLKRPAEEDFDV; encoded by the exons ATGGTTAGTGCAATGGATGAGCAACTTGCTGATTGTCGAGAAGTATTTTGCTATTTCGACAGCAGAGGAGATGAGAAAATAAGTGTTCAGCAG TCAGTCAGCAAGAATCG tgaaaaacACACAGTTGAGGAATTTGTTGAAGGGCTTTCTCATTTCGataaagaaggaaatggaCTGATCAATGTTGCAGAGCTGCGTCATCTGCTAACTACTCTAG GGGAGCGCTTGTCTGATGAAGAAGTTGATCAGCTTCTAGCTGGACACAACGATTCACATGGCAATGTTAACATTGCAGATTTT GTGGAGTTATTTACGGTGGCGTGGCTTTCGTatttgaatgagaaaatcTCTTTCAATGTGAAGCGAGTAAAGACAATCAGTAAGCAGATAGAAGCGCATGGTCACATTGTGAATCT AATGTCGGGTCCTGGTGCTCCGGCTGTGGGAGGAGATAATTCTGGATACACAGATGACAACGAAGGTGGTGATGGTGCGTCGATGGATGCAAGCCGTGATATAGCACATATCAAAGCGATTTTGGAAGAAGCCGGCATCACTGATTATGACCCACGTGTAGTACACCTGCTTCTAGAT CTCCTTTACACTACAACTTCTGGTTTGCTTACTGAAGCAAAGGCTATCTCGCAACATTGCGGCAAAATGGTGATCGATGAAACAGATGTGCAAATTGCAGTAGAGTTCAGTG GTCTTTTATGTGATGGAAAGCCGAATCGTGCagaacttttaaaaatggCTACTGAACGAAACGCGCAACCATTACCTCAAATTCGACACAACTTCGGATTGAAGCTCCCAAATGACAG ATTTTGTTTACTGCAACCAAATGTTGAGTGGCGAGGTTCAGACCGAACTGCTGCCGATTTGTTAGCGAACAATGCACCAGTCACTGTTGGCCAACCTCCTGGACATGGAGGTTACGTTGACGACAGCCTTCAGCAACTGCGACCTGAGCATGTTACGAATTTGCTCAAAAGACCAGCTGAAGAAGACTTTGatgtataa
- a CDS encoding hypothetical protein (NECATOR_CHRIII.G10456.T2) — protein sequence MRFSAILSDQGSVESFSKCVGAVAHLCKKRCILRITDDGMCFVANDTLREQGNFLSVSIPSRPDFEIFNFAGVSDEKNEIVMELDIDDFEKSVTGIHSYLKIKLRQKSNQKPFLQLELRDRGTIHELPIRLIKTAHWSMYRRPNTPRGMMGIYFPPIKPVMRVLQSLRHVGNRNITLKLSNSGEMHLKCRMEQTEVIVYFTDLANDTVTEEQSQEHWCTVRLSLKVVHMFFSAFMFMANLNVLLNVVSDRFAEFIVRRDGLEVSFLVGGVNDVL from the exons ATGCGATTTTCTGCCATCCTTAGTGACCAGGGTTCAGTTGAATCGTTTtcaa AATGTGTCGGCGCTGTTGCTCATTTGTGTAAGAAGCGTTGTATACTGAGAATTACGGACGATG GAATGTGTTTCGTGGCAAATGACACTCTTCGTGAGCAGGGGAATTTCCTTAGCGTATCCATCCCTTCTCGACccgattttgaaatcttt aattttgctGGTGTAtctgatgagaaaaatgagattGTTATGGAGCTTGACATAGACGATTTCGAGAAGAGTGTAACTGGCATCCACTCCTatctcaaaattaaattacgACAGAAATCAAACCAG AAACCTTTCCTTCAACTGGAGTTGCGAGACAGGGGTACTATTCATGAACTTCCCATAAGATTGATTAAAACAGCTCATTGGTCAATGTATCGGAGACCAAATACTCCTAGAGGGATG ATGGGGATCTATTTTCCTCCAATTAAACCTGTTATGAGGGTGCTTCAGTCTCTGAGGCACGTAGGAAACAGAAACATC ACTTTGAAGTTAAGCAACAGCGGTGAAATGCACTTAAAATGCCGCATGGAGCAGACAGAAGTAATCGTTTATTTTACCGATCTAGCGAACGACACAGTGACTG AGGAACAGTCTCAAGAGCACTGGTGCACCGTGCGGTTGTCATTGAAAGTTGTCCACATGTTCTTTTCTGCGTTCATGTTTATGGCTAATCTGAATGTCCTCTTGA ATGTTGTATCTGACCGTTTCGCTGAATTCATCGTGCGAAGAGATGGGCTCGAGGTGTCGTTTCTTGTAGGAGGAGTCAACGATGTTCTTTGA
- a CDS encoding hypothetical protein (NECATOR_CHRIII.G10455.T1): MSGPGAPAVGGDNSGYTDDNEGGDGASMDASRDIAHIKAILEEAGITDYDPRVVHLLLDLLYTTTSGLLTEAKAISQHCGKMVIDETDVQIAVEFSGLLCDGKPNRAELLKMATERNAQPLPQIRHNFGLKLPNDRFCLLQPNVEWRGSDRTAADLLANNAPVTVGQPPGHGGYVDDSLQQLRPEHVTNLLKRPAEEDFDV; this comes from the exons ATGTCGGGTCCTGGTGCTCCGGCTGTGGGAGGAGATAATTCTGGATACACAGATGACAACGAAGGTGGTGATGGTGCGTCGATGGATGCAAGCCGTGATATAGCACATATCAAAGCGATTTTGGAAGAAGCCGGCATCACTGATTATGACCCACGTGTAGTACACCTGCTTCTAGAT CTCCTTTACACTACAACTTCTGGTTTGCTTACTGAAGCAAAGGCTATCTCGCAACATTGCGGCAAAATGGTGATCGATGAAACAGATGTGCAAATTGCAGTAGAGTTCAGTG GTCTTTTATGTGATGGAAAGCCGAATCGTGCagaacttttaaaaatggCTACTGAACGAAACGCGCAACCATTACCTCAAATTCGACACAACTTCGGATTGAAGCTCCCAAATGACAG ATTTTGTTTACTGCAACCAAATGTTGAGTGGCGAGGTTCAGACCGAACTGCTGCCGATTTGTTAGCGAACAATGCACCAGTCACTGTTGGCCAACCTCCTGGACATGGAGGTTACGTTGACGACAGCCTTCAGCAACTGCGACCTGAGCATGTTACGAATTTGCTCAAAAGACCAGCTGAAGAAGACTTTGatgtataa
- a CDS encoding hypothetical protein (NECATOR_CHRIII.G10456.T1) gives MVANSSVQFKSARELHELECSTAAPLPSGCSTLDELIGGGFLPGCVTEISGEAGCGKSQIWQFVATTIARGANVVCIETERGFSVKRVHQTSAVVVDAIATFFRGCSSKEEFQEWRNVLTILFKIALHHSIAVIYVNHVTAREDVTSGEWTTMPFLSSGFTRRPTIQLWLERMRCGSEEKRQITLFSFYRNFNIMAISTECVGAVAHLCKKRCILRITDDGMCFVANDTLREQGNFLSVSIPSRPDFEIFNFAGVSDEKNEIVMELDIDDFEKSVTGIHSYLKIKLRQKSNQKPFLQLELRDRGTIHELPIRLIKTAHWSMYRRPNTPRGMMGIYFPPIKPVMRVLQSLRHVGNRNITLKLSNSGEMHLKCRMEQTEVIVYFTDLANDTVTEEQSQEHWCTVRLSLKVVHMFFSAFMFMANLNVLLNVVSDRFAEFIVRRDGLEVSFLVGGVNDVL, from the exons ATGGTCGCTAATTCGTCGGTCCAGTTCAAAAGTGCGCGCGAATTGCATGAACTTGAATGTTCCACTGCCGCTCCATTGCCGTCAGGATGTTCAACGCTAGATGAACTGATCG GTGGAGGTTTTTTACCTGGATGTGTAACCGAAATTTCTGGTGAGGCGGGATGCGGAAAGTCACAGATATGGCAA TTTGTCGCAACTACTATTGCTCGTGGTGCGAACGTCGTTTGCATCGAAACTGAGCGTGGGTTTTCGGTGAAGAGGGTCCACCAG ACTTCAGCTGTTGTCGTGGATGCTATTGCGACATTTTTCCGTGGCTGCTCTTCCAAGGAAGAGTTTCAAGAATGGAGAAATGTGCTCACGATATTGTTTAAGATCGCACTTCATCACAGCATTGCG GTAATCTACGTTAACCATGTCACTGCACGTGAAGATGTCACTTCTGGCGAGTGGACAACGATGCCTTTTCTCTCTTCGGGTTTCACAAGACGACCGACCATTCAGCTATGGTTGGAACGAATGCGCTGTGGATCTGAAGAAAAGAGGCAGATCACT TTATTCTCATTTTACCGTAACTTCAATATCATGGCTATTTCCACAGAATGTGTCGGCGCTGTTGCTCATTTGTGTAAGAAGCGTTGTATACTGAGAATTACGGACGATG GAATGTGTTTCGTGGCAAATGACACTCTTCGTGAGCAGGGGAATTTCCTTAGCGTATCCATCCCTTCTCGACccgattttgaaatcttt aattttgctGGTGTAtctgatgagaaaaatgagattGTTATGGAGCTTGACATAGACGATTTCGAGAAGAGTGTAACTGGCATCCACTCCTatctcaaaattaaattacgACAGAAATCAAACCAG AAACCTTTCCTTCAACTGGAGTTGCGAGACAGGGGTACTATTCATGAACTTCCCATAAGATTGATTAAAACAGCTCATTGGTCAATGTATCGGAGACCAAATACTCCTAGAGGGATG ATGGGGATCTATTTTCCTCCAATTAAACCTGTTATGAGGGTGCTTCAGTCTCTGAGGCACGTAGGAAACAGAAACATC ACTTTGAAGTTAAGCAACAGCGGTGAAATGCACTTAAAATGCCGCATGGAGCAGACAGAAGTAATCGTTTATTTTACCGATCTAGCGAACGACACAGTGACTG AGGAACAGTCTCAAGAGCACTGGTGCACCGTGCGGTTGTCATTGAAAGTTGTCCACATGTTCTTTTCTGCGTTCATGTTTATGGCTAATCTGAATGTCCTCTTGA ATGTTGTATCTGACCGTTTCGCTGAATTCATCGTGCGAAGAGATGGGCTCGAGGTGTCGTTTCTTGTAGGAGGAGTCAACGATGTTCTTTGA
- a CDS encoding hypothetical protein (NECATOR_CHRIII.G10454.T1), protein MWISSRPRTGIRMDGQPIELVDEFCYLGCMLKNNGSYERDVQQRCAKATSAFNSLTKFLWSTPITNEVKLRVYLSAIRPIMMYGSETWAAPSTVMERLDCTERKLLRRLLGYFWPRVCHNEDLYAEIDVVYRRMTRGKHQHLAPPSKVAKVNRLRFFGHILRRPTDRLVQRVLKSSSGSSWKKPPCRKRKFWTEVVKEDLRTLGVDRQFRRDVRFRRTWNSDEWIDSVQAPAEDREGWAELCSRTAHLGEDAGSRVRR, encoded by the coding sequence atgtggatctcttcgagacctcgaacgggaatcaggatggacggacaaccgatagaactcgtcgatgagttctgttacctgggctgtatgctgaagaacaacggcagctacgagagagatgttcagcaaagatgcgctaaggccacttctgcatttaactccttaacgaaatttctttggtcgacccccatcaccaacgaagtcaagctgcgagtctacctatccgcaattcgccccatcatgatgtacggatcggagacttgggcagcaccatcaacggttatggagaggcttgactgcacggaaagaaagctgcttagacggctacttggctacttttggcctagggtatgccacaatgaagatctttacgcagaaattgatgtggtttaccggcggatgacacgtggaaaacatcaacatcttgcgccgccatcgaaagtggctaaagtaaatcgtcttcgcttctttggtcatatattaaggagaccgacagatcgccttgttcaacgagttctgaagagttcgtcgggttcaagctggaagaagccaccttgccgaaaacggaagttctggactgaggtggtaaaagaggacctgaggacactcggcgtggataggcagttcaggcgagacgtaaggtttcgcagaacatggaatagcgacgaatggattgattctgtgcaagctcccgcagaagatcgagaaggttgggcagagctgtgttcaaggacggcacacctcggcgaagatgcgggtagtcgcgtcaggcgatga
- a CDS encoding hypothetical protein (NECATOR_CHRIII.G10456.T3), translated as MVPLGFQPLHSTAPLRAQLLTQVSENSDCMVANSSVQFKSARELHELECSTAAPLPSGCSTLDELIGGGFLPGCVTEISGEAGCGKSQICMQFVATTIARGANVVCIETERGFSVKRVHQMLGYHTNDVGAAMHRLLISSPTTMEQMMYLLTKLEGSPEQLATTSAVVVDAIATFFRGCSSKEEFQEWRNVLTILFKIALHHSIAVIYVNHVTAREDVTSGEWTTMPFLSSGFTRRPTIQLWLERMRCGSEEKRQITVRKSPFCPSKTANYSITDSGVSFVCGVSLHDTSTFI; from the exons atggttccACTtggattccaaccgctacactccaccgcaccgcttcgagcgcagctgcttacgcaagtATCCGAGAATAG CGATTGCATGGTCGCTAATTCGTCGGTCCAGTTCAAAAGTGCGCGCGAATTGCATGAACTTGAATGTTCCACTGCCGCTCCATTGCCGTCAGGATGTTCAACGCTAGATGAACTGATCG GTGGAGGTTTTTTACCTGGATGTGTAACCGAAATTTCTGGTGAGGCGGGATGCGGAAAGTCACAGATATG TATGCAGTTTGTCGCAACTACTATTGCTCGTGGTGCGAACGTCGTTTGCATCGAAACTGAGCGTGGGTTTTCGGTGAAGAGGGTCCACCAG ATGTTGGGGTATCACACAAACGACGTAGGTGCCGCTATGCACcgtcttcttatttcttcgcCGACTACCATGGAGCAAATGATGTATTTACTTACGAAATTGGAAGGGTCGCCAGAACAGTTAGCTACG ACTTCAGCTGTTGTCGTGGATGCTATTGCGACATTTTTCCGTGGCTGCTCTTCCAAGGAAGAGTTTCAAGAATGGAGAAATGTGCTCACGATATTGTTTAAGATCGCACTTCATCACAGCATTGCG GTAATCTACGTTAACCATGTCACTGCACGTGAAGATGTCACTTCTGGCGAGTGGACAACGATGCCTTTTCTCTCTTCGGGTTTCACAAGACGACCGACCATTCAGCTATGGTTGGAACGAATGCGCTGTGGATCTGAAGAAAAGAGGCAGATCACTGTGAGAAAATCTCCGTTTTGTCCCAGTAAAACAGCTAATTATAGTATCAct GATTCCGGCGTATCATTTGTCTGCGGCGTTTCTCTTCATGATACTTCAACCTTTATATGA